The DNA sequence GATAACAAATTTGCCACTACCTAAACTAGATCACTAATGACGCTATAGCAACATACAGATTATTAGCTACATTTATAATTTCTCTGAATTCCCTTTGGTTAGATGCAATTACCCACTTCATTTCCATGAAATAATTTCAATTGTTTATTTAAGACGTTTACTTGAGAATACATTTCTGTTTCTATAAACCTATTTTTCCAGTCTATTCCATCATCTGGATTTTCATTATTTCTATGCTCTAAGTAGTAGTTATTCGTTTATGTATTATTGATTGAATGTTATGAGTATTAGAAACTGAGCTCACCTTGTTTGAGGTCATTTCATTTATTCCAACATTAAGGATTAATTCGAATTCAAAAGCACGTTTGGAACCTATTCGGAACCATTCGATTATTTGTGAATTAGCATTAATTATATAAACGTATTTACTGATAAATCCAATGTTGTAGCTAACGGTTAATGTAAAATGTGTCTTAATTCATTTTACATATTGTTATCTTCTTTTTTAATTATTGCAATTGATTCTTTAAAACCTAAATCTCTATTCTCTGAAGCAATAATTTCATTATAGAATCCTATTGCTCTTGGATTCAATTTGGAAATTTTTAACCATTCAGTCTTTAATTCAGACCAAACTTGAGAGTTTAATATACTTTTAAATTGCTCTATTTGGTAAATTGAATCAAGATACTTTATAGCATTAAATCCCCATAGAACCGAATTACTTTCAAACATATCAATTGGCCGATATTCTTGCCCTTACCTTAGACAGATACACGCTCTCCGAAAAGTGAAACCTGTTCAGTTCCTTTGAAATGTTCCCTTACAAGATAAGTTTTCTTGTTTTGTGACTCATAATAGATACGGATCATTAACTCCGTCATCACGCCAAAAAACAGGAATTGTATACCGGCCAGCAAAAGTGTGATACCTAGAATAAGAAGGGGTCTTCCCCAGATATCCTGTCCCATCAACTTCAATACAAGTAGATAAAGGTTTATGCCACCTCCCACTGCAAAGCTAAGTAATCCAAGCAACCCAAATAGGTGAATTGGCTTTTGCATATACTTCTGCATAAACATCATCAGGAATAGGTCACTGACTACTTTGGTTGTCCTGCCCAAACCATACTTTGAGCTACCGTGGATACGGGCATGATGCTTCACATCCACTTCTGTAGTACGCCCACCTTGCATATGAATCAACACCGGAATATAGCGATGCAGCTCTCCATAAAGTCCAAGGTTCTTGGCTATGTGTGAGCGAAATACCCGAAGTGTACAGCCATAATCCTTCAGGTAAACACCAGTCATTCGCCTGATTATGGCATTGGCAATCTTACTGGGAAGTTTTCGTAACAGCGCCCCATCCTGCCTGTTGGCTCTTCTCCCTGCTACTACATCCCAGTTTTCCTGCTTCAGTTTTTCAAGCATCATCGGGATGTCCGTTGGGTCATTCTGCAGGTCACCATCCATGGTCGCTATATATTTACCCTTGGCGTAATCAATTCCGGCAGCCAAGGCAGTAGTCTGCCCGAAATTTTTGGTAAACACTACCAAATTAACTCGATCATTGGCAACTGACTTTATCCGTTCCACGGTCAGGTCAGTAGAACCGTCATCAACTAGGATGATCTCATAATCTAAATGTTGGAGTGCAATCTGAATCTGTCCAATTAACGGGATAACATTATCTTCCTCGTTCATCAGGGCAATGACAACTGAAAGTTCCATAGATTTTTGGTATTAAGATGGTTGATTTTAGTACTGTTTATTTGTCTGTTTAGAGTTTCAAACTAAAACTTACGCCCAAAGAACCTTGCTGGTAAAATGGAAGCAACAAAGCAGAATTGGTCTTTCGGCCAGATTTACTTGCTACTTTTTCCATCAAGGGATAAACCCAATAAGCTATTCTAGTACTTAAGATACCGATTCCTGCTCCTGTAGCGACATCTGTTAACCAATGGCGGTTATTGTAGATCCTGAAAAGCCCTGTACCTGCTGCTACCATATACCCCGCAACACCATACCAGCAAGAGATATCCTTGTATTCCTGTCGTAAGAACTCTGCGCCCATAAATGCTGTAGCCGTATGGCCTGACGGAAAGGAATTGGTAGAACTGCCATCTGGTCTAAGAATTTGTGTATTGTTTTTAAGGGTCAGAACAGAAGACCCCATAATCAGGGTTGCAGTAGCCAACACGGTTGTCCTTTTCCAGAAAGCACTTTTACCTTTTATACCTGCCATATTCAGCGCATATACAGATAAGGAAGGTACAAACTGCGTAAAATCGTCTATTGTAATTCCTTCATCTATATGTTCATTTACTTCCTCCCGCAGCTCAAGGTTAATATGGTTCAAGTGTTTGTTATAGGTACCTATGGTTCCAAAACTGATAAGTACTGTGGGGACAATGAGTGACTTCCAGTAGGTTGGTTTAACCTTTTTAAGGGTGTCTACAGAATTGTTTTGAGCATAAAGTTGCATACAGCCCACGAATAGGCATACAACCAAAACCATTGTATTTCTCATTTTTAATCGGTTTATGAAGGCGAGTTACTTCCTATGTAGGAGACGGCGACAAGTCATTAGGCAGTTACCTATCGTTGATGATTCAAGTTGCT is a window from the Limibacter armeniacum genome containing:
- a CDS encoding glycosyltransferase family 2 protein; translation: MELSVVIALMNEEDNVIPLIGQIQIALQHLDYEIILVDDGSTDLTVERIKSVANDRVNLVVFTKNFGQTTALAAGIDYAKGKYIATMDGDLQNDPTDIPMMLEKLKQENWDVVAGRRANRQDGALLRKLPSKIANAIIRRMTGVYLKDYGCTLRVFRSHIAKNLGLYGELHRYIPVLIHMQGGRTTEVDVKHHARIHGSSKYGLGRTTKVVSDLFLMMFMQKYMQKPIHLFGLLGLLSFAVGGGINLYLLVLKLMGQDIWGRPLLILGITLLLAGIQFLFFGVMTELMIRIYYESQNKKTYLVREHFKGTEQVSLFGERVSV
- a CDS encoding phosphatase PAP2 family protein; translation: MRNTMVLVVCLFVGCMQLYAQNNSVDTLKKVKPTYWKSLIVPTVLISFGTIGTYNKHLNHINLELREEVNEHIDEGITIDDFTQFVPSLSVYALNMAGIKGKSAFWKRTTVLATATLIMGSSVLTLKNNTQILRPDGSSTNSFPSGHTATAFMGAEFLRQEYKDISCWYGVAGYMVAAGTGLFRIYNNRHWLTDVATGAGIGILSTRIAYWVYPLMEKVASKSGRKTNSALLLPFYQQGSLGVSFSLKL